A window from Neobacillus sp. PS3-40 encodes these proteins:
- a CDS encoding aldo/keto reductase, whose amino-acid sequence MEYITLNNGLKMPIVGTGTNTYGKENNEYNGALTNEIPELVSALELGYRSIDAAIIYRNEELVGRVLAESTVPREELFITTKVPGSEEYTSSKEATRAAIDNSLKNFQTDYLDLLLIHFPIEDKVQLKNTWEVFEEYYEAGKLKAIGVSNFGKNHLDELKEFAKVKPAVNQIQVNLKEPNKDLLAVLKDEGITPVAWGPMKAEAHQKEVLDEIGKAYEKSGAQVLLKYQIQRGVIVIPKSHNRENQASNLDLFDFELSVEDIEKIENL is encoded by the coding sequence ATGGAATACATAACACTTAATAATGGGTTAAAAATGCCAATTGTAGGGACAGGTACAAATACTTATGGAAAAGAAAATAACGAGTATAATGGGGCGTTAACAAATGAAATTCCTGAACTCGTATCAGCACTTGAGTTGGGTTACCGTTCAATAGACGCTGCCATCATTTATCGAAACGAAGAACTTGTCGGAAGAGTTTTAGCAGAAAGCACAGTGCCTCGAGAAGAGTTATTCATTACGACAAAAGTACCAGGCAGCGAAGAATATACTTCTTCAAAGGAAGCTACTCGAGCAGCTATCGATAACAGTCTAAAAAACTTCCAAACAGACTATCTCGACCTGCTTCTTATTCACTTCCCTATCGAAGACAAAGTACAACTTAAAAACACTTGGGAAGTCTTTGAAGAATATTACGAAGCGGGCAAACTAAAAGCAATCGGCGTTTCAAACTTTGGAAAAAATCATCTAGATGAATTGAAAGAATTTGCTAAAGTGAAGCCAGCTGTTAACCAAATACAAGTTAACTTAAAAGAACCTAATAAAGATCTCCTTGCCGTATTAAAAGACGAGGGTATTACACCTGTTGCGTGGGGACCTATGAAAGCTGAAGCCCATCAAAAAGAAGTTTTGGATGAAATCGGTAAAGCCTATGAAAAATCTGGTGCACAAGTCTTATTAAAATACCAAATCCAACGCGGTGTGATCGTTATTCCTAAATCTCACAACCGTGAAAATCAAGCATCTAATTTAGATCTTTTCGATTTCGAATTATCTGTAGAAGATATAGAAAAAATTGAAAACTTATAA
- a CDS encoding AAA domain-containing protein, producing the protein MEQHLSKSFLKELCSYYMEFLESDFKASRIPSRRIKSEDQNIPLWHYSDYPLVISTLQNGDLPDIPYDRYATFLTEREIRAIQKSSDNTREILSSYGIEEEKIQKVERKREEEDFKDWLGSYPIRNFYSEFLSLVRDKELEDGLEIYLYIGRISYKDQSFPLFYGKVEVKQEDRAFHLSLVGDELFFNKKAVAYVIDRYRKETGTGVMPLPNRHLVLDQGIEGTIQKIVHDISDYFDLNTIDFFSREKSIPKKGDRLIHLSNDWMFTLFDKSDESIVNDYEELLLMLDQAESEEEIQEFSKLLTSFLFENPTPIDSTISESYEELPLSAKFSYQQPIPLNAEQQQLLSALSHPEGKYLVVEGPPGTGKSHTITAIIFDSLLKGKSVLMVSDKQEALDVVESKINETLDSMKLDDFVQNPVLRLGKQNNNFQKIFNQMNVSKIKTRQQTFRKKKTEMNEKLVSLKERIETNIEEERKHGKALDGELLAVYLGYEAVYEDQWKNWMYLGSPEAVYNDACILKSQKRILEERLGLSLPRALIEWKKIFGDTLSSFRRLSCYAEEQKVSFLFANDITKDKTKVILETIRSYEILKRPVIGHLFQGKKVRDLEESLAAHFYTHSLDLKKQGNDIRKEALFYDLCEKLGNETGIDFFEVIRKGDLDSILQELTSSSIEFKVINDLSILESPYMKAENIEIMQLEQYLSYQLLMTETGKTLLDHDFMGNRKEMENLLVCQMTNILDERMIGFLDHHRKDATLIRTHIKKKKPIPEELLRPLIEAFPCLILGIREIGDYLPFALGLFDIVIIDEASQVSIAQAFPAILRAKQVVVLGDPKQFGNVKSSQAAGDVNSALFKRVKDVFSQSQEGVLIEAVEHFNIKNSILEFIKSMANYHTILKKHFRGYSELIGYSNGAFYDGSLQVMKIRAKPVSDVIQFHILDSEKRDIRKNTNSDEVTFILNALKRLKDEGFEGTVGIITPFREQQKYLSDRISETTDSFYYKLNFRLKVMTFDSCQGEERDIVFYSMVERRGEDSLKYIFPLSFTDNEDNLKAQRLNVGFSRVKERAVFVLSKPAGEIRGEAGNALRKFSTYIEGKDHEQLRKELDTKSPMEEHVLHWITETPFYQENPEAVEIVPQFEIGAYVRQLDPSVVIPSYRVDFLVLCGSKCAIIEYDGYEFHFKNGATKDNYDSFYTDSDIERQRTIESYGYRFIRLNKFIARENPVDHLDREFRRHFTSLHKDNIFLTDASKVYQKIEKKEMKMCDKCGEVKELSFFFDQKLKTKYGRVCTSCKKARISV; encoded by the coding sequence ATGGAACAACACCTGTCGAAATCTTTTCTAAAAGAGCTTTGTTCCTATTATATGGAGTTTTTAGAGAGCGATTTTAAAGCATCGAGGATTCCATCAAGAAGGATAAAATCAGAAGATCAAAATATCCCGCTTTGGCATTATTCAGATTATCCCTTAGTCATTTCCACCCTACAAAATGGTGACTTGCCAGACATTCCCTATGATCGGTACGCAACCTTTCTAACAGAAAGAGAAATCCGTGCAATCCAAAAAAGCTCCGATAATACAAGGGAGATTCTTTCCTCCTATGGGATTGAAGAAGAAAAAATCCAAAAAGTCGAGAGAAAAAGGGAAGAAGAGGATTTTAAGGATTGGCTCGGCTCCTATCCAATTCGGAACTTTTACAGCGAATTTCTATCCCTAGTCCGGGACAAAGAACTGGAAGATGGCTTAGAAATCTACCTGTATATCGGAAGGATTTCATACAAGGATCAATCGTTCCCTCTTTTTTATGGAAAAGTCGAAGTGAAGCAGGAAGATCGTGCCTTTCATCTCTCGCTTGTTGGCGATGAACTGTTTTTCAACAAAAAAGCAGTAGCATACGTTATCGACCGGTACCGAAAGGAAACAGGAACAGGTGTCATGCCTCTACCGAACCGACATCTTGTCCTCGATCAAGGAATCGAGGGGACTATCCAAAAGATTGTTCATGACATAAGTGATTACTTTGATTTGAACACGATCGATTTCTTCTCGAGGGAAAAAAGTATACCGAAAAAAGGAGATCGTCTTATTCACCTTTCCAATGACTGGATGTTCACTCTTTTTGACAAGTCTGATGAGAGTATTGTCAATGATTATGAGGAACTCCTTCTAATGTTAGATCAAGCTGAGTCTGAAGAAGAAATTCAGGAATTTTCGAAGCTCCTGACCTCTTTTTTATTTGAGAATCCCACCCCAATCGACAGCACTATATCGGAATCATATGAGGAGCTTCCCTTGTCGGCCAAGTTTTCCTATCAGCAACCAATCCCATTGAACGCGGAACAGCAGCAGCTCCTTTCTGCCCTTTCCCACCCAGAAGGTAAATATCTGGTCGTCGAGGGGCCGCCTGGAACTGGAAAAAGCCATACGATTACAGCGATCATTTTCGACTCTCTTTTAAAGGGAAAATCGGTCCTCATGGTAAGTGACAAGCAAGAAGCGTTGGATGTCGTTGAAAGCAAGATAAACGAGACTCTCGACAGCATGAAGCTTGATGATTTCGTCCAGAACCCAGTTCTTAGGCTCGGAAAACAAAACAACAATTTCCAGAAAATATTTAACCAGATGAACGTGAGTAAAATAAAGACGAGGCAACAGACGTTTAGGAAGAAAAAGACTGAAATGAACGAAAAATTGGTTTCTTTAAAGGAAAGAATAGAAACCAATATCGAAGAGGAAAGAAAACACGGGAAGGCATTGGATGGGGAATTGCTCGCAGTATATCTTGGGTATGAGGCAGTATATGAAGATCAGTGGAAGAATTGGATGTACCTTGGTAGTCCGGAAGCTGTGTACAATGATGCTTGTATTTTAAAATCTCAAAAAAGGATCTTAGAAGAACGCCTTGGACTTTCTCTCCCACGTGCATTAATTGAGTGGAAGAAGATATTTGGTGACACCCTTTCTTCGTTCAGGAGGCTTTCCTGCTACGCAGAAGAACAAAAAGTTTCCTTCCTTTTTGCAAATGACATCACGAAAGACAAGACAAAAGTAATTTTGGAAACCATTCGCTCATACGAAATACTCAAAAGACCGGTTATTGGCCATCTTTTTCAGGGGAAAAAGGTGAGGGATTTGGAAGAGAGCCTAGCTGCTCATTTTTACACTCATTCTCTCGATTTAAAAAAACAAGGAAATGATATTCGGAAGGAAGCTTTGTTTTACGATCTGTGTGAAAAGCTCGGAAATGAAACCGGTATCGATTTTTTCGAAGTGATCCGAAAAGGAGATTTGGATTCCATTCTGCAGGAACTAACATCATCCTCGATTGAATTCAAAGTCATAAACGACCTTTCGATACTCGAAAGCCCTTATATGAAAGCCGAAAATATAGAAATCATGCAACTAGAACAGTATCTCTCTTATCAATTACTTATGACCGAGACTGGAAAAACGCTTCTTGACCATGATTTCATGGGGAACAGAAAAGAAATGGAGAATCTTCTTGTCTGTCAAATGACGAATATCCTTGATGAACGAATGATTGGGTTTTTGGACCATCACCGAAAGGACGCTACACTCATCCGAACCCATATAAAAAAGAAAAAGCCGATACCAGAAGAACTCCTTCGTCCCTTGATAGAAGCCTTTCCTTGTTTGATTCTCGGAATCCGTGAAATAGGGGATTATCTTCCGTTCGCCCTCGGACTTTTTGACATCGTCATTATCGATGAAGCGAGCCAGGTCTCGATCGCACAGGCCTTCCCAGCCATTCTCCGTGCGAAGCAAGTCGTCGTGCTCGGGGATCCAAAACAGTTCGGGAACGTAAAAAGTAGCCAGGCGGCAGGTGACGTCAACTCGGCATTGTTCAAACGGGTGAAAGACGTATTCTCACAATCGCAGGAAGGGGTACTCATCGAGGCGGTAGAACATTTCAACATCAAGAATTCGATTCTAGAGTTCATCAAATCGATGGCGAACTACCATACCATATTAAAAAAGCATTTCAGAGGTTATTCCGAACTCATCGGGTACTCGAACGGTGCCTTTTATGATGGATCGTTGCAGGTGATGAAGATCAGAGCAAAACCGGTAAGTGACGTCATTCAATTTCACATCCTCGATAGTGAGAAACGAGATATCAGAAAGAACACGAACAGCGACGAGGTAACGTTCATCCTGAATGCGTTAAAAAGATTGAAGGATGAAGGATTTGAAGGAACCGTCGGCATCATAACGCCATTCCGGGAACAGCAAAAGTATCTGTCGGACCGTATTTCTGAAACCACAGATTCTTTTTACTACAAGCTGAATTTTCGCCTAAAAGTGATGACGTTCGACTCTTGCCAGGGGGAAGAACGGGACATTGTCTTTTATTCAATGGTCGAGCGGCGTGGGGAAGACAGCCTGAAATACATTTTCCCGTTAAGCTTTACTGACAACGAAGACAACCTGAAGGCCCAAAGATTAAATGTAGGCTTCAGCCGGGTGAAAGAAAGAGCTGTATTTGTTCTTTCGAAGCCCGCTGGCGAAATTCGTGGGGAAGCCGGAAACGCCCTTAGGAAGTTCTCCACTTATATTGAAGGGAAGGATCACGAACAGTTGAGAAAGGAACTTGACACGAAATCTCCCATGGAAGAGCATGTGCTCCACTGGATTACGGAGACACCGTTTTATCAAGAAAACCCCGAAGCCGTGGAGATTGTTCCACAGTTTGAGATTGGTGCCTATGTGAGACAGTTGGACCCATCTGTCGTCATCCCGTCCTACCGAGTCGACTTTCTCGTCCTGTGTGGAAGCAAGTGTGCCATCATCGAATACGACGGCTATGAGTTCCATTTTAAAAATGGTGCGACAAAGGACAATTATGATAGCTTTTATACGGATAGTGACATCGAACGTCAAAGAACGATTGAAAGCTATGGTTACCGGTTCATTAGGCTCAACAAGTTCATCGCAAGAGAAAACCCGGTGGACCATTTGGATCGGGAGTTTAGGAGGCACTTCACATCCCTTCATAAGGATAATATCTTTTTAACAGATGCCAGTAAGGTGTACCAAAAAATCGAAAAGAAAGAAATGAAAATGTGCGACAAATGTGGGGAAGTAAAAGAGCTTAGTTTCTTTTTCGATCAAAAACTAAAGACCAAGTACGGCAGGGTTTGCACTTCTTGCAAAAAAGCTAGAATTTCTGTTTAA
- a CDS encoding GNAT family N-acetyltransferase has product MIYKSCIDGITSDMLNGFFVGWLNPPNQQTHLNLLKNSSKVVFALEEKTNQVVGFITAVSDGVLSAYIPFLEVLPQYQNKGIGKELVNRMLKQLKGIYMIDLCCDDDLVPFYEKYGMLKSNGMLKRNYKKQTGI; this is encoded by the coding sequence ATGATCTATAAAAGTTGTATTGATGGCATCACTTCTGATATGTTAAACGGTTTTTTCGTTGGTTGGCTTAATCCTCCAAATCAACAAACTCATTTAAATCTTTTAAAGAATAGCAGTAAAGTAGTCTTTGCATTAGAGGAAAAGACTAACCAAGTGGTTGGATTTATTACTGCTGTTAGCGATGGTGTTCTATCTGCCTACATTCCTTTCCTTGAGGTTTTACCTCAGTATCAAAATAAAGGCATTGGCAAGGAATTAGTAAATCGGATGTTAAAACAACTTAAAGGGATTTATATGATTGATTTATGCTGTGATGATGATTTAGTCCCTTTCTATGAAAAATATGGAATGCTGAAATCAAATGGAATGCTGAAAAGAAATTATAAGAAGCAAACAGGAATTTAA
- a CDS encoding IS1595 family transposase — MKVRDIIKAIQELNPGDKHRLRAYLIDSLTASSSTGNVLDEISERKNKEGYHCPHCESEHIVQNGKYTTLVDGEEVEKQRYLCKACKKTFTDFTNTTLYRTRHLNKWVKFVECMIDGYSLRKAAELMNGNNSDDDSDDISYVTLFYWRHKLLSSLNKMEISDFQGIVEMDETYFLYSQKGSRHIKDREPRERGGAAKKRGISNEQVCVLVARDRDKMTFSQALGMGRLTKEQLDKAIGHKLSIKNVLCTDSWRAFKTYAAEKGMVIHQFKSDGKIRTRGIYHIQNVNSYHSRLKGWIQRFKGVATKYLNIYLTWFQVLEAIHHQRNDVNIKDLIIKGNLIPNFETYDTLRLSRLTM; from the coding sequence GTGAAAGTTAGAGATATTATTAAAGCCATTCAAGAACTTAATCCAGGAGACAAACATCGTTTACGTGCGTATTTGATTGATTCTCTTACTGCCTCCTCCTCAACAGGTAATGTGCTAGATGAAATCTCGGAACGTAAGAACAAAGAAGGCTATCACTGCCCTCATTGCGAATCTGAGCACATTGTTCAAAATGGTAAATACACTACCCTCGTTGATGGTGAAGAAGTTGAAAAGCAACGATACCTTTGTAAAGCTTGTAAAAAGACGTTTACTGATTTTACAAATACCACTTTGTACCGAACTCGTCATCTAAATAAATGGGTTAAATTCGTAGAATGCATGATAGATGGATACTCCCTACGTAAAGCAGCAGAACTAATGAATGGTAATAATTCAGATGATGATTCAGATGATATTTCTTACGTTACTTTATTCTACTGGAGACATAAGCTACTATCTTCATTAAATAAAATGGAAATCTCTGATTTTCAAGGTATTGTGGAAATGGACGAGACTTATTTTCTGTACTCTCAAAAAGGGTCTAGACATATTAAAGACCGAGAACCTCGGGAACGAGGTGGAGCTGCCAAAAAGCGTGGAATAAGTAATGAACAAGTCTGTGTGTTAGTGGCAAGGGATCGGGATAAAATGACCTTTTCTCAAGCATTAGGAATGGGTCGATTAACAAAAGAACAATTAGATAAAGCTATCGGTCATAAACTTTCTATTAAAAACGTCTTATGTACCGATTCTTGGCGTGCCTTTAAGACCTATGCTGCTGAAAAGGGCATGGTTATTCATCAATTCAAATCAGATGGTAAAATCCGTACTAGAGGGATTTATCACATCCAGAACGTCAACAGCTATCACAGTAGACTAAAAGGATGGATTCAACGATTTAAGGGTGTTGCAACGAAGTATCTAAACATTTATCTTACCTGGTTTCAGGTGTTAGAAGCCATTCATCACCAAAGAAATGACGTTAATATAAAAGACTTGATAATCAAAGGGAATTTAATACCAAATTTTGAAACGTATGATACACTTAGGTTATCTAGATTAACGATGTAA
- a CDS encoding HEAT repeat domain-containing protein encodes MDLLILRKALESNNVEELKCILSEIGEKTDTNFIHLLIEHLKRTDNHMVRYVIAHYLSDIGSEEAVEPLVELLNDPKTLGYRGTLLYALKPFDCSAHLETLVYHLLNGNFEVQANSYQLIEENINSEITDEVLLNCILKVKKELDEIERQQDILADALEMLFSLKKI; translated from the coding sequence ATGGATCTACTCATCCTAAGAAAAGCGTTAGAGAGCAATAACGTTGAGGAATTAAAATGCATTTTAAGTGAAATAGGAGAAAAAACAGATACGAATTTTATCCACCTCCTCATTGAGCATTTAAAAAGAACAGATAATCATATGGTAAGATATGTTATCGCACATTACCTAAGCGATATAGGAAGTGAAGAAGCAGTAGAACCATTAGTGGAGTTGTTAAATGACCCGAAAACGTTGGGGTATAGAGGTACATTACTATATGCCTTAAAACCTTTTGATTGTTCTGCACATCTGGAAACGCTTGTTTACCATCTGTTGAATGGAAACTTTGAAGTCCAAGCAAACTCTTATCAACTAATCGAGGAAAATATTAATTCAGAAATTACTGATGAGGTTTTGTTAAATTGTATTTTAAAAGTGAAAAAGGAACTAGATGAAATTGAACGACAACAGGATATACTCGCCGATGCCTTGGAAATGTTATTTTCTCTTAAGAAAATATGA
- a CDS encoding DUF4430 domain-containing protein → MYKLAFALPFLFALWLANPAYAVKVNGIIQIMDQNNKVIVKKNITFEEGDTVYDITKNNFDVAEKNGMITGINGLVEKPAENIHWAAFIDGEFVEISLDDVGLYANDILTWALRNYDKQEIMK, encoded by the coding sequence ATGTACAAACTTGCTTTTGCACTCCCCTTTTTGTTTGCTTTATGGCTTGCAAATCCAGCATATGCAGTCAAAGTAAATGGCATTATTCAGATTATGGATCAAAACAATAAAGTTATAGTAAAGAAAAATATAACATTTGAAGAGGGAGACACTGTTTACGACATAACCAAAAACAACTTTGATGTAGCGGAAAAAAACGGTATGATTACTGGAATCAATGGATTGGTTGAAAAACCTGCAGAAAACATCCATTGGGCTGCATTTATTGATGGTGAATTTGTTGAAATTTCACTAGACGATGTAGGACTTTACGCAAATGATATTTTAACTTGGGCGTTAAGGAATTATGATAAACAAGAAATAATGAAATAA
- a CDS encoding IS110 family transposase — translation MNPVVGLDVSKGESQVQAFLDKSQPFRKSFSVKHTVEGFENLLGFLKEIERVADGKQPSVILESTGHYHSPIIQFLEEQQYVYIIVNPLISHRARSASLRKVKTDAVDAYLLCELFYKEEVEPYKKRGIQLLNLRNLTRQQEIITGISTQTKVQLLTVLDQVFPEYRGVFGDLYSKVSLQTLSIFPTSEHVLNTTESVLTDKIVSLCTRRSEKWAKEKAQKLIEAALRNPFQNNLYESHIFNLKMLITIVLQYQEHLSLLEAKIDALAKEIEEYKILQSIPGIGEKIAATIISEIGEIDRFNHPKKLVAFAGIDPSVYSSGRFTATKNRITKRGSRRLRQALYMAVYCGIRDARKQKTSDTVIPRNKKLREFYDKKRDEGKPYRVAIIACVNKLLHLIYALLKNKTTFQELA, via the coding sequence ATGAATCCAGTAGTTGGTCTGGATGTTTCTAAAGGGGAAAGTCAGGTACAAGCATTCTTGGATAAGAGTCAACCTTTTCGTAAAAGTTTTAGTGTAAAGCATACTGTTGAGGGCTTTGAGAATTTATTAGGATTCTTAAAAGAGATTGAAAGAGTAGCTGATGGTAAGCAACCTTCAGTTATCTTAGAATCAACAGGACATTACCACTCTCCTATTATTCAATTTTTGGAGGAACAGCAATATGTTTATATTATTGTGAACCCCCTTATCTCTCATCGAGCAAGGAGTGCCAGTTTAAGAAAGGTAAAAACAGACGCTGTCGATGCCTATCTTCTTTGCGAACTATTCTATAAAGAAGAAGTTGAGCCGTATAAGAAAAGAGGTATTCAACTCTTAAACCTTCGTAATCTTACAAGACAACAAGAGATCATTACAGGTATCTCTACACAAACCAAGGTACAGCTTCTAACAGTGCTAGATCAGGTATTCCCTGAATATAGAGGTGTCTTTGGTGATTTATATTCAAAAGTATCTTTACAGACTCTTTCCATATTTCCTACTTCTGAACATGTACTAAATACTACCGAATCTGTATTAACCGACAAGATTGTATCGTTATGTACTAGACGTTCTGAAAAGTGGGCAAAAGAAAAAGCACAAAAGCTTATTGAAGCAGCATTACGAAATCCATTTCAAAATAACTTATATGAAAGTCATATTTTTAACCTAAAGATGTTAATTACCATCGTTCTTCAATATCAAGAGCATTTATCACTACTAGAAGCAAAAATAGATGCCCTCGCTAAAGAAATTGAAGAATATAAGATTCTCCAGTCTATTCCTGGTATCGGAGAAAAGATTGCGGCAACAATCATTTCCGAAATAGGAGAAATAGATCGGTTTAATCACCCTAAAAAGTTGGTTGCCTTTGCGGGAATAGATCCTAGTGTTTACTCTTCTGGAAGATTTACAGCAACCAAAAATCGTATAACAAAGAGAGGATCTAGAAGGTTACGGCAAGCATTATATATGGCTGTATACTGTGGAATTCGAGATGCCCGAAAGCAAAAGACGAGTGATACCGTTATTCCTCGAAATAAAAAATTAAGAGAGTTTTACGATAAAAAACGCGACGAGGGTAAACCCTATAGAGTAGCAATTATCGCTTGTGTTAATAAGCTTTTACACTTGATTTATGCGCTTTTAAAGAACAAAACCACTTTCCAAGAATTAGCTTAA
- a CDS encoding IS3 family transposase (programmed frameshift), which yields MAKSAYTAQEKYELIIAYEERQTSVRDFCYQHNISKKTIERWIYLHRTYGTDGLQSSSGWKRYSKEVKTAAVLDYLSGSYSLDEIVRKYEISSHSVLEKWIKNYNDHRELKDTQRMSNSMIKGRSTTLEERLEIVMYCLQNMKNYHQTSEHFNVSYQQVYQWVKKYEKEGEDGLQDKRGQSKAEVELTPEEKVQREMKRLGRENERLRAEKCILKKVGGNRKEAFKEAPLSQIQLTDKYVAVQELHEEDNFSIVLLCEIARIARSSYYKWLNHTPSGNEKWNEEILEEIKRIYEKVDGIYGYRRMTMNLSRTLSKPVNHKRVYRLMRIAGIQSVIRRKRSKYKPSTPQHVAENVLNRDFHAEKPNEKWLTDVTEMKYGASQKAYLSAILDLYDGAIVSYVLGTSNNNPLVFKTLDLALEANSGTTPLLHSDRGFQYTSHTFKRKIEKAEIVQSMSRVGRCIDNGPMEAFWGTLKCEKYYLNKYSTFEELKKDIEEYIHFYNYQRLQKRLNGLSPLEYRAKAA from the exons ATGGCAAAAAGTGCTTATACTGCACAAGAAAAGTATGAGTTAATTATCGCGTATGAGGAGAGACAAACCTCAGTTAGAGATTTTTGTTATCAACACAATATATCTAAAAAAACCATAGAAAGATGGATCTACTTACATCGAACATACGGAACGGATGGACTTCAAAGTTCATCTGGATGGAAGCGGTATTCAAAGGAGGTAAAAACCGCTGCCGTTCTTGACTACCTTTCCGGATCTTATTCTTTGGATGAAATTGTACGTAAATATGAAATATCAAGCCACTCAGTGTTGGAAAAGTGGATAAAGAATTATAATGATCATAGAGAATTAAAAGACACGCAAAGGATGAGTAACTCTATGATCAAAGGTCGATCCACTACACTGGAAGAACGTTTAGAAATCGTTATGTACTGTCTACAGAACATGAAAAATTATCACCAGACATCGGAACATTTTAATGTCTCCTATCAACAGGTGTATCAATGGGTTAAGAAGTATGAGAAAGAAGGAGAAGATGGTCTCCAAGATAAGCGTGGTCAGAGTAAGGCAGAGGTAGAGCTAACCCCTGAGGAGAAAGTCCAGCGCGAAATGAAGCGGCTGGGGCGAGAAAATGAACGTCTTCGGGCAGAGA AATGCATACTTAAAAAAGTTGGAGGAAATCGAAAGGAGGCGTTTAAAGAGGCGCCCTTAAGTCAGATTCAATTAACCGATAAATATGTAGCAGTTCAGGAACTTCATGAGGAAGATAATTTTTCTATTGTGCTTTTATGCGAGATTGCGAGAATTGCACGTTCATCCTATTATAAGTGGCTTAACCACACCCCCTCCGGGAATGAAAAGTGGAATGAGGAAATCCTTGAGGAAATTAAGCGAATATATGAGAAGGTAGACGGCATATACGGATATCGCCGCATGACGATGAATCTGAGTCGTACCTTATCGAAGCCAGTTAACCATAAACGTGTATATCGACTAATGCGAATCGCTGGAATCCAGTCCGTTATCCGTCGAAAGCGCAGCAAATATAAACCTAGCACACCGCAACATGTGGCCGAGAACGTATTAAACAGAGATTTTCACGCAGAGAAGCCAAACGAAAAATGGCTGACAGATGTGACCGAAATGAAGTACGGAGCCTCACAGAAGGCTTATTTGAGTGCGATTTTGGATTTGTACGATGGGGCAATTGTAAGCTATGTATTAGGCACATCCAACAATAATCCGTTGGTATTTAAAACCCTAGATTTAGCGTTGGAAGCGAACTCGGGGACTACACCCCTTCTCCACAGTGACCGAGGATTTCAATACACTTCCCATACTTTCAAAAGGAAAATTGAGAAAGCAGAAATAGTACAAAGTATGTCAAGAGTGGGAAGGTGCATCGATAATGGGCCAATGGAGGCATTTTGGGGAACATTGAAATGTGAGAAGTATTATTTAAACAAGTACAGTACATTTGAAGAGCTGAAGAAAGACATAGAAGAATACATACATTTTTATAATTATCAACGATTACAAAAAAGACTAAACGGCCTTAGCCCCTTAGAATACAGGGCTAAAGCCGCCTAG
- a CDS encoding Clp protease ClpB has product MKFIVYPISALIIGISLIIGASILKGTILTNHNGNVTKNSSIQMPSVYSTNIMTKKQLSEYLQVSEETIDSIMKEDNKQKAAISNSYDTYMFLPYLKIGNQERFLKTEIDKWLQYQNNLGI; this is encoded by the coding sequence ATGAAATTCATTGTCTATCCGATTAGTGCCTTGATTATTGGAATATCACTTATCATAGGTGCCTCAATCTTAAAGGGGACTATTTTAACAAACCATAATGGTAATGTTACCAAAAATTCTTCAATCCAGATGCCTTCTGTGTACAGCACAAATATTATGACAAAAAAACAACTTTCTGAATACCTTCAAGTTAGCGAAGAAACAATTGATAGTATTATGAAAGAAGATAATAAACAAAAAGCTGCAATTAGTAACTCTTATGATACGTATATGTTTCTTCCCTACTTAAAAATAGGTAACCAAGAACGTTTTTTAAAGACAGAAATCGATAAATGGTTACAATATCAAAATAATTTAGGTATTTGA